A section of the Elizabethkingia anophelis R26 genome encodes:
- a CDS encoding TonB-dependent receptor — protein sequence MKGLFFLSALSAASIAFAQSKQDTVREIDEVRVIKRLPITKDIVNVEKDLGRKNLGQDLPYLLKNQTSVETTTDAGNGVGYTGLRIRGVDGTRINVMLNGVPYNDSESQGTFFVNIPDVTSSASNVIIQRGVGTSTNGVAAFGASVNIIGRDPEEQPYFSTQNSVGSFNTHKHSFEAGTGSLLNGKLSFMGRYSIIKSDGYIDRAFSDLNSYNFVGVYKDGNTKIRFQTFGGDQQTYQAWNGISKAQYEINPRYNPSGEIYDKDGKVIGFYKNETDNYKQQHYHLLWEQRFNDNWKLNTTLHYTRGLGYYENYKSNQEFSKYGIPPYVIGAETITSGDMIRRKWLDNDFYGIVSELNGKVNKWDLNFGIVANQYYGRHYGQIISGSNLQQIDLPIEYYRNNATKNEISGYAKALYKFGDLEMFGDLQLRNITYHSNVIKASAEEAPTFDKKFTFFNPKVGFNYHLDGGTLYLSYANAHREPVRDDIVNAPDVKPETLHDFELGYNKTFNGLSITANAYYMLYKDQLVLIGAINGVGASLRKNVGRSYRAGIELGAGYQFSEKFNALLNATFSQNKNKNYIVQLSDTETENLGTTNTSFSPNFIGNLTLNYLPVKDLQFSLVNKLVGSQYLDNTNAPESKIKSYYLSDFIASYQVAWGRTDIGFSLLVNNIFNQKYINNGYSGPFYYAQAGANFLAGVSLKFH from the coding sequence ATGAAAGGATTATTTTTTTTATCAGCACTTAGTGCTGCATCAATAGCTTTTGCACAAAGCAAACAAGATACTGTTCGGGAAATAGATGAGGTTAGGGTTATCAAGAGACTTCCCATAACGAAAGATATCGTTAATGTTGAAAAAGATTTGGGACGAAAAAATCTGGGACAGGATTTGCCTTATCTTCTGAAGAATCAAACATCTGTAGAAACAACAACCGATGCCGGTAACGGTGTAGGATATACAGGTTTAAGAATCAGAGGTGTAGACGGTACTCGTATCAATGTAATGCTGAATGGTGTTCCGTATAACGATAGCGAATCTCAGGGAACTTTTTTTGTAAACATTCCGGATGTTACATCTTCAGCTTCCAATGTTATTATACAGCGTGGAGTCGGAACATCTACTAACGGAGTTGCTGCTTTTGGAGCAAGTGTCAATATTATCGGACGTGATCCGGAAGAGCAACCTTATTTCTCTACTCAAAATTCTGTAGGTTCATTTAACACACATAAACATTCCTTTGAAGCCGGTACAGGAAGTTTACTAAATGGTAAACTCTCCTTTATGGGAAGGTATTCTATTATAAAATCGGATGGTTATATAGACAGGGCTTTTTCGGATCTCAATTCCTATAATTTTGTAGGGGTTTATAAGGATGGAAATACAAAGATCCGTTTTCAGACCTTTGGCGGTGATCAGCAGACTTATCAGGCCTGGAATGGAATTTCCAAGGCTCAATATGAGATTAATCCACGCTACAATCCATCAGGGGAAATTTATGATAAAGATGGTAAAGTCATAGGTTTCTATAAAAATGAAACAGATAACTACAAGCAACAGCATTATCATTTGTTATGGGAGCAACGTTTCAATGATAACTGGAAGCTAAATACTACTTTGCACTATACACGTGGGTTAGGATATTACGAAAATTATAAATCCAATCAGGAATTCAGTAAATATGGAATTCCTCCATATGTGATAGGTGCCGAAACTATTACAAGTGGTGATATGATTCGCAGAAAGTGGCTGGATAACGATTTTTATGGTATTGTATCGGAACTAAATGGTAAGGTAAATAAATGGGATCTTAATTTTGGTATAGTTGCCAACCAGTATTATGGAAGACATTACGGACAAATTATAAGTGGATCCAATCTGCAGCAAATCGATCTTCCAATTGAATACTACAGAAATAATGCAACTAAAAATGAGATCTCGGGTTATGCTAAAGCTTTGTATAAATTTGGCGACTTAGAAATGTTTGGTGATCTGCAATTGCGAAATATTACTTACCATTCTAATGTGATAAAAGCGAGTGCTGAAGAAGCTCCGACATTTGATAAAAAGTTTACATTCTTTAATCCTAAAGTTGGATTTAATTATCATCTGGACGGAGGTACATTATATCTGTCCTATGCAAATGCTCACCGTGAGCCGGTAAGAGATGATATTGTAAATGCTCCGGATGTAAAACCTGAGACGCTTCATGATTTTGAATTAGGGTATAATAAAACTTTCAACGGGTTGTCAATAACAGCGAATGCTTATTACATGTTGTATAAGGATCAATTGGTTCTTATCGGAGCTATCAATGGAGTAGGTGCTTCACTGCGAAAAAATGTAGGGAGAAGCTACCGCGCCGGAATAGAATTGGGAGCAGGATATCAATTCTCAGAGAAGTTTAATGCTTTACTGAATGCTACTTTTAGTCAGAATAAAAACAAAAATTATATCGTTCAGCTTTCAGATACGGAGACAGAAAATTTAGGAACGACCAATACTTCTTTCTCTCCAAACTTTATAGGAAACCTTACCCTAAACTATCTTCCGGTTAAAGATTTACAGTTTTCACTGGTGAATAAACTAGTAGGTTCTCAGTATTTAGATAATACAAATGCGCCAGAGAGTAAAATAAAGTCTTATTATCTGTCAGATTTTATAGCAAGCTACCAGGTTGCATGGGGTAGAACTGATATAGGTTTCAGTCTTCTGGTGAACAATATATTTAATCAGAAATATATTAATAACGGTTACTCCGGTCCATTCTACTATGCACAGGCTGGAGCCAATTTCTTGGCAGGAGTTTCCTTGAAATTTCACTAA